A window of Amaranthus tricolor cultivar Red isolate AtriRed21 chromosome 8, ASM2621246v1, whole genome shotgun sequence genomic DNA:
ACATGTACTTGAATCAAAGATCCAATATAGGAACTACAGGTACAACAATCATTGGAGTGACATAGGACTTCAGCATGATTTTGGTTTTAGTTAAAGTGTCCAGATGTCAGATTCATTTATGGAGAGTACTTTTAAGTGCAGTGAAGAGCTTAGTAAATTAGCTTGTCGGCAGCATAGTAGTTTAATGAGCTGAGCTGTACTGTAAGTTTAGAAGAGAGAGCTCTATTTTACACAAACTTGTCCATTGAAAACACTACATAGTAATTTGTACATATAATTCCTCCTGTATGAATGCAGAGAACTTCAAAAACGGGACTATGAGATTGTATGTATACGGGGAAAACAAGGGTCCGGGGTTTGTCAGTCAATCTCTGATTttatttttgcacaaaacttcagATCTATGCTATATCACAAACTCTTACAAGAGTGTTCTCAGCTTTCAGGAGATAAAGGCCCCGAGTAGGTTGATACAACTGAAGCCGTTTCGTCTCTTAGGTGAGAGCCATATTCTGATCGAGCGTACATTTGTTGTGTTGATGGCTTGGTGCCTTCCTGTATGAACGATGTGCCTAAACTCCGTAGGTTGAAACTGTTTGATCCTCCATGCTGTGCACCCAATGACAATCTCCTGTTTGCCGGACTTTTTTTCAAGTTCCTGTGTGAGGGAGAGGTACCATTGAAAGTACCACTTAAACTCCTGTTTGGTGCACTTCGTGCACTGGTGCCTGGTCTAGGACTCCATGAAATATTGTTTGGCCCAGCTGctacttttttcttttccaactGAAAATTTCAAAGTACCCAGATTAATATTCAGGTGAGCAGCAAATGTTGCCATTATATTTCTTCTATATATGTCTACTTGTAGTATATATTAGTCTGTATTACTGATAGTTCAATGCTGTTTTGATTACGTTATTCTCTCTCTGTCTCGTGCATATCTGTACCATGATTTAAATACTACTGATTGATGGTACTTTATATAGAGTTTTGTCAATTAAAACGTACCCTTTGCCTTTGCTTCTCACTTTCCTTCTCCTGCCTCAATGCGATGTATTCTTCCAACATAGCTAGCAGAGGTACCTAAAACCACACACGTAATAGTCATCACATACCCTGGCTGGACATTAAAATTATCTAGCTTACGCTATCGAAGTTTATGTAGCTTTGGATAGAAAGCTGTAAGAATAGTAAATATGAAGTGAACATGTTACCTCATCATATAAAAacactttctttctttcttcttccCAACCTTTAGTCAATGAGATCAACATATCTACTGAAGCTGCAAGCAAGTCTAGGTGTGAGATACTTATGATCTGACTGGTAATGTTTCAGTATTATGCTGTAGCATAGCATTTTCTATAAAGCACAATACATctaaataattaatgtaaattGATATGTTGGATCACTGAAATTCAAAAATTGTTATAATGTAGTTCTCAATGCAATGTAAATCAGATCTTAATGCTAGCAATTGAATTGGGATTTAGTTTGATAGCTTTTGCAAAGTTTACTCTTAGCATCATCTGTCACCAGTCCTTAAAAGTTGTAGAATTTTAGGTGTTCTTCTGTTAGTAAAGAAATCATGCAATTGCTACTTAATGTAAACCTGGAATCTTGGTGACAGTAATTCGGGCCTTTTCTGCACGTTTTAGATTCCTGTGAGCACCTCTGCTTACTGAATATCGATTTTCATCCTGGAGACACAATAATGCAGTTCAATCTAGGCTCAGATAAATATATCTATCGGAATTGCtggaatataaaaatatttacccTATTATACTCTTCCAACCATCGTTCTTCGTCACGTGCCAACATCCACTTCTCTACCCTCTCCATTATGGCTTTCCTGCTCAACGCTTCTTCTTCTGCTTTAGTAATCTGTTCATCCATGCTCTTGAGAAGATGGACCAGATCGATTGTCCCTTTAGTCACATTTTATGATTATATGAGCTCAATTGACATGGGAAACCTGGAAAGTAACAACTTGGGTTTATTAAGATATTTGCTTGTAATCTCTTACCTGAGTCCACTAGGTGAGTAATGTTCTCCATTTCAGATGGTGAAGGAATCTCCATGTGCGATCTACTGCATATTTCTTGAAGCTCAAACTGTTTCCTGACAAAAAGTTCTTTCATCTTGCTTGTTTTTAGTTCATCTAGTCGCTTTACTTCAGTCTCAGCCTtgataaagtaggtcaaatcgCACAATTTGTGAGCTGCAATAATGACGTTTCATATCTTTCAATTGAAAAATCAACTTAATCATGAACTGACCTGTTGTATAATGCTAACGGTGAGGCTTTCAGGTTTTGTTATTTGTTCAGAGGGGATGGCCAATAAATTTACAACATGGAAAAAGTGTTGGCGCTCCTTTTCTGGTGTATCAATAAGCTTCCACATGTCTAACAATGCTTTACCTAAATGATGAAGCTGAAATAAAAAGAATACTGCATTAATTTTTTACGAATGGGTAGATTCTCGGTGGAAACAACAGATACGACATGGCTGTTTGGAAGAGGAGGTAAACCACTCTAACCTTTTCAATACGCTTCTGCTTTTCTTCTTCTAGAGATATTACAGTTTCTTCAAGTTTTGCCAAAATGTTATCACTGATATTCTTGGCAATACCGCCACACAACTCATTTAAGCTTGGATGAATTCTTGTAATAGTCATTGAAGAATCCATACCCAATAATGCAGCCAGGTCATGGATCCGGCTAGAATACTGTTCCACCTTTTCTAGTCTGTTGCTCTTTacattgaataatgaagaaaattatTCTTGAGCTTCAGTAAATTTTGGATACTCTTCATTTCTTATATAATAACATGCTGCATTTCTATTTAACTGGTTCCAAATTGAGACAGTccatttttattatcaaattaaactttttaCATTTTGGTTTACACACAAAGCACTAGATGGTGTAGGATTGTTACTTGTTAGTAGTTACTGTATTTTTATTCCATTCATCAAAACGATCTCAAATGAAAAGTGCCCTATTATATAGGGATGATAGGACTTTTATTgagataataattatagtaCCTTCTCATTTTGCAATTTTTTCAGCTCAGCTTGGTATTCCTCAAGTTTCTTCAATGAAAGATCATTTTTATTGACTTTCATAGCTGATACAGAATCATCATATTCAGAAAGACCAGCTATTTCTGCGTTAATTTTCTGTACTTGCCCTTGAACAGCTTCGAACTGGTTTATTCTCTCTCGTTTTCTTAGCCTCATCTCCCTTAATGCTGGGGTGAGTGAATCTATTTGTTGTCTCAGGGTGCCGGCCTTCTTCTCTGGCTGTTCGGAAAAAGGTAAGTTAGCACTATGTGACTAATGAGTGATGAGATCAATCATCTCTGCTTTTACTACATGCAAACACTCTTATCTTTCAGAGcaaatttttttcaatattctgTTTTTGGAACTAACTCTATTGGTTACACTAATATTTTCTGCTACTTATTTTTACTATGCTATATTAGTGAGTACTGATACTCTCCTTCCAGATGAAAAAGATCATCATAGaattatattgttttgaatgctTCACATATCAGTAGTATAATTACTAAGCgtagtgcaaaaacaagactACGTCTATTGTCCTAGTCATAACGATTTTCCAGTATTAATACTATCTGGAGTAAGGGTGTAAAAACCCGCGTTTTAGGGCTATTCAAAGGGTATCTATAGTTTGGGTCATATTTGGAGGTACACCAATTGCATCACCTTTTTGCCGCATCATTACATGACGATGTCAGTTACCACATTATTGTGACCATTACCACAATCGCCATGGAAATctgcatttttagttttttacatTACCCTTTTCAGTGAGCAAGAATTTATGTCACTACTTTTCTTCGTACTCTTTGTCTATTGAATGTTCTATCCTGAAAACATTTTTCTAACATTGTATAACACTGCTAATCCTATAATGTATCCAACAACAAAGCcctaatcccaaaagattgtgATTGGatacataatcaaaaaaaattggttCCAATAGTCCTCCTCATGAATAGGAGCTGCCCCACGAATTGTTTTTTAGTTCATGATTAAGGGATGTGATTAAATTTTACTCCTCTATTTCCGGGGTTTAGATCCCACATACTAAACGCCCTGTGAGGGACGAGTACTCATAAGCGGAGTTTAATCCTATAAATTCTTCAAATTcaagtttaatattttatatggtGTGTTAGTGTAGGACAAAAATTAAGATGAGCAAGGATGAATTACCCTTTCAGGAAGAGACCGTTCGCCAAGAGACAGAAGAAGCTGAGTAAATTCAGACTCAGATTCAGCCAGTTCCTGATGCAGACGTGATCTAGCCATGTTTGCATAATCAACCTTTTTTCTGTAGACTTCCAGACACTCCTGTTCAATGTCAAGTAACATCTTCTCCCTTTCACTTTCATCTTCTCCAATTTCATCCCATATCATCTGAGATCTCAAACAAGATATAACGGTCAca
This region includes:
- the LOC130820645 gene encoding 65-kDa microtubule-associated protein 8-like, with the protein product MGSIQTPLPVRSSGLLENSCGYLLQELQMIWDEIGEDESEREKMLLDIEQECLEVYRKKVDYANMARSRLHQELAESESEFTQLLLSLGERSLPERPEKKAGTLRQQIDSLTPALREMRLRKRERINQFEAVQGQVQKINAEIAGLSEYDDSVSAMKVNKNDLSLKKLEEYQAELKKLQNEKSNRLEKVEQYSSRIHDLAALLGMDSSMTITRIHPSLNELCGGIAKNISDNILAKLEETVISLEEEKQKRIEKLHHLGKALLDMWKLIDTPEKERQHFFHVVNLLAIPSEQITKPESLTVSIIQQAETEVKRLDELKTSKMKELFVRKQFELQEICSRSHMEIPSPSEMENITHLVDSGTIDLVHLLKSMDEQITKAEEEALSRKAIMERVEKWMLARDEERWLEEYNRDENRYSVSRGAHRNLKRAEKARITVTKIPASVDMLISLTKGWEEERKKVFLYDEVPLLAMLEEYIALRQEKESEKQRQRLEKKKVAAGPNNISWSPRPGTSARSAPNRSLSGTFNGTSPSHRNLKKSPANRRLSLGAQHGGSNSFNLRSLGTSFIQEGTKPSTQQMYARSEYGSHLRDETASVVSTYSGPLSPES